ACAGAAAACAGAATCATATCAAATTTTTTTTGTCtcctaaatatttattggaaTGATCACAGATCTCTACAAGTATTAATTTGTAACTCATCAAATTAATCAGTTGTAGGACATTGAGCAAGTCAATCTCTCAGACTCTTAGTCCTTCTATAATAAGATTAGGCaaaatttttagtttcatttttcatcCTACTCAATATGTGAACCTTCTTAAAAACATCCCGGCAAGTAGTTACCCAACTTTGGCTTGAATGAAAAGGACTAAGGGGCTCAGTACCTCCTTAACAAGAATTGGGATTTCAGATGGTTCTTCATCAGAAGTTTTTCCATAAATTGATCTAAGATTTTACTAGATGATTTccagcttattttaaaattttatatccaaAATTACTATGCAAAATCCTTTCCTCTACATGATACAAGAATAGCTCCCCCCTGCATATCGCTTTGATCACGACATGAATTAGTGATAAAGTAGGATCATGAAAACCCGCTTCTAGTCTGAAGTTTGTCACTGTCTCTTTAACACTGACAAGGCATTCATGATACCTGGATCTTAATTTCTTCTAACAAGAAGGGCTTAGATTTTGTTAAAGTTCTCTaacactgggtgcctgggtggctcagtgggttaaagcctctgctttcacctcaggtcatgatcccagggttttgggatcgagccccgcatcgggctctctgcttggcaaggagcctgcttccccttctctctctgcctgcctctctgcctacttgtgatctctgtgaaataaattaaaaaaatattaaaaaaaaaaaaaaaaagttctctaacACTAACCATCCCTTCCTATCTAGTTGTCCTTAACCCAGTGATCCTCactttgttttcttactttctcaAATGGGGCATTGGAGACTTCcttaatgaataaaagaatactcttttcattttctggtttCTCCTAATTCTTATtgttatagatatatttatttagagcacATGAACTGAAATCTTAATGAGATGGCAACTTTAATAAGTTGGAATTTATAGTTCCTTTCCTACAAAAAGAAGATAGGCTACTAGGATCTTAAGGGttagaaaaaaaccaaaccagttCACCTTCTCACCAATGAAGAACCGTAACAGAGCCTCCCAGCCCCTAGTGTTTTGCTTTCCAGCTTCTGCTCAAACTTTTCCAGTGAAAGGTGCTTGATGTTTTCTGGACTTAGCCTGTTCTACTGATAAACAGCACACTACTGGCCTATAGGAGGTATGCAAATGCTCCAAAATCTGTTTCCCTGGAAACACCCATTGGTTCTGGTTCTGCCTTCTTTAGCAGAGCTGCATAGATACACCCCTTGATCCTGAGGAGCCCTGTAAGCATCAACTACAACTATCATAGCTAATCTCCATTCCCACCCCTGCCCAATACTCGGCTTCTCTAAGCTAAGCGACTCATACTCCCCTATGTTTTCCACACATTTTACTATCCAGGCTTTTGTATACCGGTTGACGTTTAGCTTGTCAACAGCCTCTATAAAACGTGATGCCAAGAGCACAACATAAATGTCAAATATTTCCTTAATTCATTATTTCTGCATATGGCCTGAGCCCAGCTCACGACTAGGGGGTCACTACTCCAACTCAATATGTTTATTGCCCAATTCTCTTAGCACCAAAAGCATTCTGCTTGCTCTGTGCCTCCACAGGTCTTTAGCTCAAGTTACGCATGGATGGGAGCCAGTCCTCTACCTTTTGAAGTGGTGTCATGAATTCCAATTGATTATTTCTTCGTGCCGCTATCCACTAATACCGGGCAGAATGGTGTACTGGCCATTTATGTTCTTAGATCACGTGGGCAGAAATAGAATCAAGAGTCCTTCTCTGAGAATCTGTGAAATGAAGTCTATTGCAAACAGCGTTAAGAACAAATTCAGAACAAATTATTTACTCTATTTGGGATTACATGTAGGATGATGTGCCCACCTTGGCTATTTTAAGATGTTTCTGTCCCTTCAGAATGGGCCTATGTCTTTAATATACCCTAGTGAGCGTGATTTTGTCAGATCTTTACCACCAAGTCAAAATGAACTGAGGCAAAAGCCGAGGGAATTCAGACAAAATACCTCTTCAGGCTTGGATCGGTGTTGAAGGCCAAAAACAAACACTGCCATCATGCTATGTTAAATTGAAACTAAATTGTGTCTATCCTCCATATCATCACTAACCTGCTgtgtataagaaagaaaaggaaagccagGAGAACTTTGCTATTGAATTGTTTGCCATCAATTTCAGGGAACACAGTCTGATGAGAAAACCATGCCCACGTGGCTGGTGCTGCAAGTGCGAGCTGGCCAGGAACCGCCACAAACAGAGGACCAGGATATGGCAGAACGAGCATCTTTCCATGTTTAATGCTCATGAATCAAAGATACAGCCATTCCCTGGGCTCCAGGATTCATTGGTTCTGCCTCCAATCAGGTGGAGCTGTGCCCTCGCTGACAATGTATCCCATTACCTGCCTTTTCAAAAGATCATGAAATGTACCGAATCTGCTTCTCTCAGAGCCAAAATAAAGCCTGGCTTCttgtgaagacagaagaaagacctaaatgtcttgagcttttgtgtttgtgttaagtatctaattaaaaattttttaaatgtcctccAAAAACATAGTATTTTTGCTCACTTTAAGGTTCTCCCCAAATCTCTTTTAGTAGCTTTTCTAGTATTACAAGAATGGGAGATTCTCCCCTGATGTAATAGTATCTACTCTCCCTTCCAAGTTGTCACAAATCACTACCCATCCCCATAACCAAGTCTTTTGTCTTATTGCAAAGCACTAGCCCAAAACTCCTGCCTTAAAAAGGTACTGTCATTATCtgaacagggagagaggagaaactgAAGTGtagatttgtttttaatagcaCATCTACACAATTTAAATCTATGGGAGAGGTGTTCATATAAAGTGATAGAGACAAAATGCTGACCAGTGCATTGTTGGAAGAAAACTGTGTGTTGGacaaagaaatgaacaaggagtcaaaaaaagaatttttttttttttttttaagtcttgctTTGACTTCAGCTAGTACTAATTTCATAGGTAGATCCTTCAGGCTTGTCAACCCTCCATTTACTTAACTCTGAAAAGGAAAACTAGTCTTTGTTGCCTAGGACTcactagatctttttttttttttttagtatatgtgctgccgaagcgagcactaggaCTCACTAGATCTTGATTGATAAAGAGCGCTTTGGAAAATCCAAAGAGCTCTACAATGCTTATGTTTTCAAAGCAATAACTTGATCTCCTAAATGATGCTGGCTGGATAAAGATCTCACCCTGACACTTATCTTTGCCTAAATTAATGTTTCCTGGAACAAACCTGTAGggggggaacacacacacacacacacacacacacagaaggaaagaaaagaaaatgaaaattttcctcGGGCTATATGCATAGAACTTACACCTAGAGGAATATTTAGGATTCATCCTTTTAGAacaacaaagagacaaaaaagattAACTGTAACCCAAGCTCACAGAGTCATAGTCTCTATAATTATTATTCATCGTACCAACCCAAGGGTCATGATTCTACTTAGCCACACACTCTTCTCCAGCCTTCCAGGGCTCACTTACCTAAATacacaaccagagccaaaggaaAATCGGAAGCGAAGCTCTCCTCTGGCAGGTTGCTGGACCTTATATCTGATAAGTATACCGGGTGCGTAGGGTCATCACACAGTTTGTTACCGTAATTTCGAACTCCAGATATCAAGGGCGCTCTGTCCCTTCGGTATTTGAGAGTCAAAAAAATACCATTTGCGGTGACTTTCCACACAGGTGGAACTCAAGACCATAAAacgattaaaaacagaaaaatcggGACGGGAGGGACGGGATCGGTCAAGGAAAGGTTATTAGCCCTGTTCGCTCCTTTGGAAAACAGGACACTGcctggagtggaggggagggggcgtgCGCGGAGGAGGACGCGTTAACAAACGATTCCCGGAAACTCGGTTCGTTCCCAGTTTTGCGCAGCGAGCCCTTTATTATCTAAAGAGACTGCAAGCCCGAGGAAGAGAATAGGAGACCTCctaggggaaaaggagaggggcgACGCGCTGGGCCAGACTCCTGCCCCACCGCAACAGTCCACACGCCGGGGCACGTCCGGAAGCGGATGCTTGCTTAGCTTTAATCCAGCTAAAGCGCCGCATTCCCTAAAATGCAACGAAAACGAGCATTTCCGCACACAGCCCAAGGAACACtcacttttaaaatatcagtagCCCACAGGCCGTGTAAGAGTTGCGGGACAGATACAGCCAGGTCGGGAGGCAGAAACTGCTCGGTAGGTTTTCCTGTCCAAATTTCTGGCCGCTCGTGCGCGCCGCTCAGTATTGGGACTGGGGGATGGGGGGCGTGTAGAGCGGGTGCCCCCGGGGGCCACAagcttaagggtgcctgggtgccgaACCGGAAGCTCAGGAGGGGAACAGTGAAGGGAGAGGATGGAAGCGCCGCCCGGAGGAGGGGTTGTCGCCATAGTTTTTGAGTTAAGAGATGTGTAGTGCGGGAACCCCAGTAGAAGGTTTAGTGGCTAGCAGCGCGCGAGTCTGTCCAGCAAAGACAACTTAAACATTTGGTTGTCGTTCTACCTGGATCCCCGCAGAGCGGACGGCCCACACTCCCGATCCCTTACCTGCAGCCAGTCTACCCAAGGAACGGCAAAGGGTCCGGGTGGAGAGGTCTCGGAGCCTGGACAACAGAGCTGGGGGCAGGTGGCGGAGAGGAGAGGGCCGAGAGGGTCTGCGATCGCGGCGGATTTAGAGCCCAGGGTCCAGCTTGCGCCACTTAAGACGCGGGGCGCGGGAATGAGCTAACGCAGGTGCACGCTCGCCCGGCAGGGAGCCCGCgggcgggagggggaggagggcgtGGGCCGAGCCTCGGGGCGCCGCGCGGGTTGGAGGGTTGACAGGTGTGTTTTGTTTGTCTTCCAGGAGCGGATCTTCGAGGCCAGCCCCCGACCCGAGTCCGAGTTTTCCGCATCCTGGAGGAAACCGCTCCCCGCCCCGCCGCGTGCTCCCCGCCTCCCCAGCCACGCGGCTCAGAGCACGTGCGGCCCTGGGCCCAGCTCCCCCTCGTCCCCAATGTCCACCTCGTCCTCGGGCTCGGTCAGCACGAAGGGGCCAGCGGGCAGGCCCAACCGAGCCTCTGCACCTGAGGCCTCGGGGCCGCGGGGGCTGCCCTCAGGGCTCTCGGGCCCTTCTGGCGCTTTGGGCTCGTCCTGACTTTTCCTCAGCTGCTTTTTATGCTTCATCCGCCGGTTCTGGAACCACGTTTTCACCTGAtttcaggaagggaaaaaagaaatacaaccacGTCATTCCTTCAGACTCGTCGTTACTAGGATCTGAGAGATGGCTGGGGGTTAGGAAAACGGACCGCAACCCATTCAGAAATTATCCAAGAGCTGTGAGAGTCTCATCCTTGGGTTAAATCACACCTGAACTGCTCACAAGTTACCGTGTTCGGCTGAGTGAGAATCAAGCATCCTAAGGCTCCTGGAAGTAATTGTCCAAAAGAACGATCAAGGACAGAATAGAGTGCTTAGTTAATACTAATACTGTTATCAATTATAATTACAAATAGTAAGTACTGCGTGGATGAGTTTCCTTTATGTTTAACTTACATTCCCCTCATTTTGGCCTCTAAACACCTGATTTTGCTGGACAGGAAGATGAGAATCAATCTTGCTGGTTCTCATCAGAGAGAAAAGTCAGGGGCGCCCGGCGTGGCTAACGATTTCCCAGAAAGTTGGGCTCCCAGGTACAGAGAATATAAGACAGAGGAACTGGAGGAGGGAGTTTGAAGGTTGCAGGTGAACAGAATCTAGAAGATGAAAACCGTTCTCCCTCTCAAAACAGAGCGGTAAGTTGGGCGCTTACATTACAGTGGGGGAGTGAGGAGGCTGGATTGGAGGACTTGCGCCTGTGAGGgagattaaaataataagaaaaaaaaattccctgtgtGGACTTCGCTCAGGACAAGAACCCGTCTAGTCTCTTATTTTACGTCGGACCAGGGTTACAGCCGGATCGGAGAGGAGAGGCGGGGCGGCAGAGAACTAATCGTTCGCAAACTAGGAGCGCTCATCAGGAACGCCGAGCAGTTTCTCGCCCCGTCCAGAGCTTGCTCGAGCGATGATGCTTCCGGAAGTTTGCCCTGAGGTTGGAGGTGTCGGTTCTTTTACTAAGGATCTTTGGGGAAGCCTAGAATAAAGGGGAGGGGGGTCACTCCCACTCGAGAGCTCGGCACTGGGTGCAGAGGTGGTAGGACTTAAGGGGAGAGGAAAGAGCGGCGGAGATCAGAACTGCCCCTCTCGGGCCCACCTGCGTCTCGGACAGGCTGAGGGCCGTGGCCAGCTCCACCCGCTCTGGCGTGGACAGGTAGCGCTGGATCTCGAATCTCTTCTCCAGGCCGGAGAGCTGCGAGTCCGAGAAAACCGTGCGAGCCTTGCGGCGGCGGCAGTGCTTTCCGGGCAGCTCGGTGTGCTGGGGATGCGGGAACAGCGCCGGCACAGGCACCCCTGCAGAGAGAAAAGCCGCCGAGTGGGTAAAGCGCGATCCCCGGGAGCCACCTCCAGCCGCACTatccacccccctacccccccacccccccaacccggTCCCCGGCGCCTCCCTCCGCTTCTTGCCTCCGCGAGTCCCCTCGTCGCCCCAAAGCTTCTCCAGCCCTTCTCCCAGGAACGGCAGGGGAggggaaataaaaaatgacaagaaCAGCGCTTGGAGATCTTTATCCGGCAGGTCGTCTAGACCTACGAACAATAAACAGTAAgtcaaatggaaaagaaaaattttaaactggaGGCCTTAGAAAATGTCTTCTTGGAAGGACTCTCCCAGCGTCTGGCAGTCCTCTGTGGCGCGTCCGAAGTTTTCTTGCAAATGTCGGCTGGACCAGTAGCTGCTCTGCCCAGCTATCACCCTACCTTATCCCTAAGGACACTCTGTGTCCTTCTGGGGCTGGTAGAGGCATGAATGTGGCCCTCCTTCCCAACCTAAAAAACACCGTTCTTTTTCCCGAGCTGCCCCCATTCTCCCCCCTACGGCCAAAGGGAACAGATAAAACTCTCTCATCAGGAGCTTTTCAGAAGCAAGAACCAGGAGCAGTTCCCGCCTGGCACGTTCCATTATCAGTTGCGGGGGACCGCTGGGGACCCCATCTCTAATCTTATCTTCatcctttttcttattctttctcttcttccacccTAAGCAGAAGCACTGAAGCACTTCCCTCCCCAACCAGGTCAAGGGGAGACTTCTCTTGTCTTTCCTGACCTCTGCAGGCATTATGGTATCTGAGACACACCAAGTAAACTGCCACAGACATCAGTTTGTCAGTGGGATTGGGGGGCAGTGGAGGAAACAAGCAATTTTGGCACCCCAGGCTTTGGCCACTGGTATTTGGGGGGTAGGTGGGTGCAGCCCAGAACAGGCTGTCATGGGCCAGGAAGTGAGGCCAATACCAAGATGAACACCAACACGCAGGCTTCCACAAAGCTTCTATAAGGGCCCTGCCAACCCAGTGCCTCAGAAGCTGGGTTTTACTGCCTCAAAAAACTTTTAGCTTTTGTCCTGGATTCCAGAGCATGCATTTCACAACTGTCTCAGGGCCCTGGCGGAGACGGAGCTGTTTTCCCACTTGCACTCTGCATCTGGACTCAAGGAATTATTATACTGCAACTGGAATGAAAATAtcgtgtcaaagaagaaagcacgAATGTCCTTGCAGAGAGCGGCAGAAAACATCTGGGTATTTCTTCACATCTCCAGGTCCCAACCACTTTGCTGGCCCCAGTCTTTGTCATTCACGGAAAATCAAAATCTGTGAAATCAAAATACTTAGGCATGGGGCTCCAGCTTCACCAGCAACCGGGGCATGGGCAGATGAGCCCAAGATTGTGAGTTAGACGGTGGGAGTGCAGAGGGTTAATGAGAAGCggtgtccctcctccccaccacacacactttttttcttaCCCTTTCCCTCCCTATTCTGGTCAGGTCAAACCTTCAGTCCTCAGAATATCCCAAACCCTCATTCACTCTTCTAAGCCGCAGCAGTATATCCGCGAATGCTCGGTGCCCAAGAGGAGAGCGCTGGACCCGCTGGAGCCTTTTGAGTAAATGAGCTAGAAAGTGGAGTTCTGCTTCATGGAGGGGGGTGGTCACGGGTCTCCCCTAGAGCAAGGGGAGGCAGAGAATCAGGATTGAGAGCTGGACCGCAGTGACCAGGAAGACCACCAAGAAGGAGACTGAGAGCTATACACCAAGAATATTGTCAaaacctccacctccacctcttGGCTAGGAAGGTTTCCTTCATTATAAAGCCTGTGGAGAGACTGCAACTTATCCCCAATGGGTTGGCAATGCCTCAAGGGAGCTCTGCATGTTCTCACCCATATATGCCCAATGTTCCACTGTCACTTAGGGAAGGAAGCTGACAAGACAGGCCAAACCAGCTCTGGCCTTTCCTCAGCTCTACCACAAGCTTAGGGTCTGCACTGGGAGACCTGCTCTCCCGCTCCCCAAACCTGGAGTCCCCTGTTACTTACCCGAGGTGGTGAGGAAATAAGGGTGGTGATGGTCTCCCTTATGCAGAGGGTGATGGGGGTGAGGAGCCAGGAGGGTGGGTGTGGGCATGAGGGGGTAGCCGTAGTCTAGCAGAGGGACCCGGGAGGCCAGAGAGCTGGCGAAGTGGTCAGGGGCCATCTCCCTTAGTGGCTTGGGCTTGTGCAGCAGGATGTCCTCAATGAAGAAGGACGTGGGTCTCTGAGAAGACGCTGGGTGTAGAGGAGCAGTGAAGTTGAGGTTCATCTTGAGCCAAGCGTCTGTCACAGGGTGAAGGCCCGGGGACGAACTGTAGGAAGCAATCGGTCTCCGCAAGCCTGGTCGAGCGGCGACAACCAACCTCTGAGGCTGGGAAACCCCGCGGCTCTCTCCCGGGCCTGGGCTACCCCGGGCGCTGGAGAGGCGAGAAGACAAGCTCCTGGGTAGGTTGGGTCTATGTGTAGAATTGGCAGCTTGAAGAGGGGAGCTGGGAGAGCCAATGGCAAGGCTGCCAGCCGCGGAGGGGAGGGTGCGGTGGGttcggggcggggcggggagctgTCCGCCGTGCTGAATACGACCGGCCAGGCCCGGAGAGAGCGGAGCAGACAGGGTCCTTGCTCCTACGAGGTTGGTTTCACCCCCTCAATTggaggggtttttttcttttttttctttttcttttctcgcaggcattttattttttttaaggttttatttatttatttgacagagacacacagtgagagagggaacacaagcagggggagtgggagagggagaaacaggcttccggctgagcagggagcccgatgtggggctccatcccaggaccccgggatcgtgacctgagcggaaggcagacgcttaacgactgagacatccaggcgcccctctctcaggcatttttaaagaaagctaaaaagaaaaattctctgtCATTGGACAGACTTCCTTTAGAGAGCAAAAAGCACCTAAAGGGTCCCAAAGCAATAGGGATAAGGCATTTAGTTTGGCATTTGGGCCTGGGCTGTCCAAGTTTAGAGACTTGCTAACAGGATGGAGAAGGGAAAGAGTGACGAGAAGGTCCATATTTGCTACACCCAACTTCAGTTGCTGGCTGAGGCATGGAAAGACTGTTGaggtaaataagaaaatgttgaTGACCATAACATTCTTTCCCTCAGTTATAGAGGGTGGTATGAGGAAAGTTATATCTACATTAGGAAGTAATTTGGTCTGTGTAACTACGTCCAGAGGTAGTTCTTAATGCCAGCCTCCATCTCCTCTCAAATGTCCTTTACGTCCCCATCATCCCACTCACACAGCTTTCCTATTTGTCACCCTACCACTTTCAACCTTAACCCACCAAAACAGTTGTCCTGGACTTTTGTCTCGTGTTCTTTCCCAGCCTTTCTtctcatttccctccctcccaatcttttggggtttttttgttgttgttgttgttttccccccCTTTTCTGTTTGCCTCTTTCTAATCTGTCACATTTATTTCCCTGGAGTCAATTTGCTAAAATTAAGGTGATCCTCTACAGCACAGCAGGGGTAATTTCAGCTCGCATCTCTGAAAATTGCTCTAATTATTGATGTTAAACTCAGGGAAATTAAAAGAAGccacttctcttccatctccccaTTTTTAAGCTCTAATTTGTTGAAATCTAGTCGTCATCACAATTCCAATCACTACTGCTAATAGTAAAAGTGTTTTAATAGAGACTGAGTCCTCACAACCCATGCTATTAGATAATTAGAGGAGGTGTTAGAAAGCCAAGTGCTAATCCTTGGGCGCGAGGGTAGGATTTCCATCTGATCTAGCAGGTAGAACAAATTAATTACCAGAATCAATTAGGCCCCAAACTACAGTGCACCAGGAAGTGGGAGACTCGTGTTCTGTATGGATGGACTGGTAACTGGTAAACAGATgaggagagtgagaggaagggggaagaagaaaggagataaCTTTAAAGTAAGATCTTGGCAAGAACGCTTTGTCCTGGGAGTCTGAACTGCgattcattcctccctccctccttccctccctccctcccttccttccttcctttctttctttttaactgatGATAATGATTAAGGACTGAAAACTGGAGAGCAGgcagccacagagagggaaaagagtAGACTTTCAGGGATCGTTCCTCCCTCTTTAACCCTGGTCTATTGATCTCCCGCAGGGCTAGAGGGAAACCGAAACCAATCGGACTTGTGAAGTGGCACTGGGGGGTGACGATCCACACTTTACTGATGCCCACTTCCCTCTCAATGAGAAGAGCTTACCCAGCAAATGAAAGCCAAGCTGTCCAGTCCCCTAagaccctaaaagccaagtggctACTGAGGGCGTGGTGGGTGTACAACCAGCCTTTGGTCTCGGTAAACAACCTAGCTGTGTCTGCGCGTTCCCTACGCTCAGTCCCTACACAGACTGTGGCTACAGATTTGCACCCAGCCTTGGGGATGGGATTTCAACCTCATTCCAGAGCTGAAACTATTTCTGTTTCCCAAGCAGAAGTTGAAGAGATTATTGAATGTCCCTTTGGAAACAGGGGCAGTAAAAAATGTCTTTGGGTGACTATTACTTTGGAACCAAGGCACTGCAAACCCTTTCTCAGAATTCTGCCTAACACAGGTAACCAGAGTGTTCTCGGGAtccagagaaggggagggaaggggaagaccGCCTGTTTGGTCCTTACCCTCCCCACTATTTCACATAGGCTGCACTCAGCTCCCTGCTTGCCCTCAAAGCTAAGGCTGTGTCTTCAGACCCCGTGCCCGGAGGAGACGTTCCCCTTTTCTAGTTCCGCTCGCACtggtgatgaagttctcgaacctaggtgaggttcagtgggatgaggttcggagccgacggctaaagaaagaattcttaagacgtctctg
The genomic region above belongs to Neovison vison isolate M4711 chromosome 7, ASM_NN_V1, whole genome shotgun sequence and contains:
- the BSX gene encoding brain-specific homeobox protein homolog, producing MNLNFTAPLHPASSQRPTSFFIEDILLHKPKPLREMAPDHFASSLASRVPLLDYGYPLMPTPTLLAPHPHHPLHKGDHHHPYFLTTSGVPVPALFPHPQHTELPGKHCRRRKARTVFSDSQLSGLEKRFEIQRYLSTPERVELATALSLSETQVKTWFQNRRMKHKKQLRKSQDEPKAPEGPESPEGSPRGPEASGAEARLGLPAGPFVLTEPEDEVDIGDEGELGPGPHVL